In Apium graveolens cultivar Ventura chromosome 10, ASM990537v1, whole genome shotgun sequence, the following are encoded in one genomic region:
- the LOC141691521 gene encoding uncharacterized protein LOC141691521: MYPGIAIQSDKDGCNNVNLGLNTAINYNDPYFLSSNDNSNAQLGQIIFSGNNYVNWSRSVQFALGAKNKIGFIDGSLSRPDDDSVDLQKWILNDYMVTGWLLYSIDKSIAVSFIFTPSARDLWLEIQERYGHSNAPQLYEIHKSLMSIVQNDDTVVEYYNKLKKVWDQLQVLESLPDCSCGTLAKCSCGCVKKLNDADQLRKLI, from the exons ATGTATCCTGGCATTGCCATTCAGAGTGACAAAGACGGATGCAAT AATGTCAATTTGGGACTGAATACTGCTATTAACTACAATGATCCATATTTTCTTTCATCAAACGATAATTCTAATGCTCAATTAGGTCAGATTATCTTTTCTGGCAATAACTATGTGAATTGGAGTCGTAGTGTTCAATTTGCTCTCGGAGCTAAGAACAAGATCGGTTTCATTGATGGATCTCTATCTCGTCCTGATGATGATTCGGTTGATCTTCAGAAATGGATACTCAATGACTATATGGTCACAGGCTGGTTGTTGTATTCGATTGACAAGTCTATTGCGGTGAGTTTCATATTTACTCCATCTGCAAGAGATTTGTGGTTAGAGATTCAGGAACGTTATGGTCATTCCAATGCTCCTCAGTTATATGAGATTCATAAGTCTTTGATGTCTATAGTTCAGAATGATGATACAGTCGTTGAGTACTATAACAAGTTAAAGAAGGTTTGGGATCAATTGCAGGTTCTTGAATCATTACCTGATTGTTCTTGTGGCACATTGGCTAAATGTTCTTGTGGTTGTGTAAAGAAACTCAATGATGCAGATCAATTAAGAAAATTGATTTAA
- the LOC141689201 gene encoding uncharacterized protein LOC141689201 encodes MRDFASCFSEIATDIVSDASCSSYSNHSCISPSLIPSIQIAVTCLYKTILSNQQPLLITVTWCKNSLSQGLNISFGDDSSTTFKLNPNSRLFRKKKGNKTIELSNSKCEIIWDLSTALYRTGPEPVQGYYILIMVDSELGLILGDMAQEVVTKKIKNGTHLAKSTLVSRREHYSGNTHYSTKAQFCETGISHDILIRCSGDNEGLKYPVLSVCIDKKVVIRVKRLHLNFRGNQSIFVDGLMVDLFWDVHDWFFNPGSGYAVFMFRTRSGLDSRLWLEEKLVQKDEQDKLEFSLLIYACNSR; translated from the coding sequence ATGAGGGATTTTGCATCATGTTTTAGTGAAATTGCAACAGATATTGTATCTGATGCATCTTGTTCTAGCTATTCAAACCATTCTTGTATTTCTCCAAGCTTGATCCCTTCAATACAAATTGCAGTCACTTGTTTATACAAAACCATTCTTTCTAATCAACAACCTCTTCTGATCACAGTCACTTGGTGCAAAAACAGCCTCTCCCAAGGCCTTAATATAAGTTTTGGAGATGATTCTTCCACAACATTCAAACTCAACCCGAATTCGCGCTTATTCAGGAAGAAGAAGGGGAATAAAACTATAGAGTTGAGCAACTCCAAGTGTGAAATAATATGGGATCTATCCACTGCTCTGTATAGAACTGGTCCGGAGCCAGTCCAAGGATACTACATATTGATTATGGTTGATTCTGAACTTGGCCTAATTCTCGGAGACATGGCACAAGAAGTAGTCACCAAAAAAATCAAGAATGGCACACATTTGGCTAAATCCACATTAGTCTCCAGAAGAGAGCATTACTCTGGCAATACACATTACTCTACCAAGGCTCAATTCTGCGAAACAGGGATCTCCCACGACATTTTAATCCGGTGTAGTGGCGATAATGAAGGCCTAAAGTATCCTGTTTTATCAGTTTGTATAGACAAGAAAGTGGTCATAAGGGTAAAAAGGTTACACTTGAACTTCAGAGGTAATCAGTCCATTTTTGTTGATGGTTTGATGGTTGATCTCTTCTGGGATGTTCATGATTGGTTCTTCAACCCCGGATCAGGTTACGCGGTGTTTATGTTCAGGACAAGAAGTGGACTGGACAGCAGGCTGTGGTTAGAGGAGAAACTGGTGCAGAAAGATGAACAAGATAAACTTGAATTTTCTTTGCTGATCTATGCTTGTAACAGCAGGTGA